A segment of the Bacillus licheniformis DSM 13 = ATCC 14580 genome:
CGAGCATTCGCGAAAATGTCGCGATCGGCAGAGAAAGCATTATAGGACGCAATGCGATGGTTGAAAACAATACCAGAATTGGAAGTAAAGCAACAATTCAAACGGGCTGCTATATCACTGCTGATATGACGATTGAGGATGAAGTGTTTATCGGTCCCTGCTGTTCCACGTCAAATGATAAATATATGGGAAAGGGAAACTACCCGTATCAAGGTCCAACTATTAAAAGAGGAGCGAAAATCGGGAATAACGCAACATTGCTGCCGGCGGTTGTCGTCGGGGAGGGGGCGGTCATTGGAGCGGGTGCCGTCATTACAAAAGATGTTCCCGCAGGCAAAACGGCTGTGGGCAATCCAGGCCGGTTGATGAAGTGACGGTTTTTCATCTCAGCCGTGTTATATAACGTGTCTGCATAAAAAGAGAGATCATAGGATATAGTGCTTCAATGTCTTTTAAAGATCATTGCAGGCGGAAAATGGAAAGAATGGGGGTGGAAAAAATGTCCATTCAAAACGCGGTGATGAACGGTGGTTTTGAGACAGGTGCTTTCTCGCCTTGGGTAGGCGTAAACACATCTGTTACAAGCCAGTTTTCGCATTCAGGATTTTTCTCTGCGAGATTTTTGGGCGGAACAGCCACATCATATATTGCTCAATTTGTTCCGGCCGGTGCGGGGGAAGGAAGCGAATTTCTTGTTTCTCTTGCGAAAGCGGGATTTCTCCCGGCACCTTCTGTAACGATACAGGTTACTTATTTTGACAGCCAGTTTAATTTTCTCGGATATGGTCTATTTGCCACTGTGACGTCAAGCAGAATACCGGCAGCCGAAAATGGGACATGGCTTGAAGTCTATCAAACAACTTCACCGGCTCCCCTTGGCACCACCCAGGCATTCATTTTGATTAACAATATTCCGCAGGCGGGAACTGCCAGCGTGTTTGTGGATGATGTTGCTCTATTGAGTGTTGAGGGTGGAGGAGCCCCAACGGGAGCGACCGGGCCAACAGGAGCCACCGGCCCGACAGGAGCGACGGGTCCGACAGGAGTAACAGGTCCAACGGGAGTCACCGGAGCGACGGGACCGACAGGAGTGACGGGTCCAACGGGAGCGATGGGTCCAACGGGAGCCACCGGAGCCACAGGACCGACAGGAGTGACGGGTTCGACCGGGGTGACGGGAGCCACCGGAGCGACGGGTCCGACAGGAGTGACGGGTCCAACGGGAGCGATGGGTCCAACGGGAGCCACCGGAGCCACAGGTGCAACAGGAGCGACAGGTGCAACAGGAGCGACAGGTCCGACAGGAGTGACGGGAGCAACAGGAGCGACGGGTCCGACAGGAGTGACGGGAGCCACCGGAGCGACGGGTCCGACAGGTGCAACCGGAGCCACCGGCCCGACAGGAGCGACGGGTCCGACCGGAGCAACGGGAGCCACCGGCCCGACGGGAGCAACAGGAGCGATGGGTCCAACGGGAGCCACCGGCCCAACGGGAGCGACCGGTCCAACAGGAGTAACAGGTTCAACGGGAGCAACGGGAGCCACCGGCCCGACGGGAGCAACAGGAGCGATGGGTCCAACGGGAGCCACCGGCCCAACGGGAGCGACGGGTCCAACAGGAGTAACAGGTTCAACGGGAGCAACGGGAGCCACCGGCCCGACGGGAGCAACAGGAGCGATGGGTCCAACGGGAGCCACCGGCCCAACGGGAGCGACCGGTCCAACAGGAGTAACAGGTCCAACGGGAGAAACGGGAGCCACCGGCCCAACGGGAGCGACGGGTCCAACAGGAGTAACAGGAGCGACGGGTCCGACAGGAGTGACGGGTCCAACGGGAGCCACCGGAGCCACAGGTCCGACAGGAGCGACAGGTGCAACCGGAGCCACAGGTCCGACAGGAGTGACGGGAGCAACAGGAGTAACAGGTTCAACGGGAGCCACCGGCCCGACAGGAGCGACGGGTCCAACTGGAGCGACAGGTGCAACAGGAGCGACAGGTCCGACCGGAGTGACGGGAGCAACCGGAGCGACGGGTCCGACAGGAGTGACGGGTCCAACGGGAGCCACCGGAGCAACGGGAGCCACCGGAGCAACGGGAGCCACCGGAGCGACGGGTCCGACAGGAGTGACGGGAGCAGCAGGAGCGACGGGTCCGACCGGAGCCACCGGAGCGACGGGTCCGACAGGAGTGACGGGAGCAGCAGGAGCGACAGGAGCCACAGGTCCAACGGGAGCCACCGGAGCCACAGGTCCGACAGGAGCGACGGGTCCAACAGGAGCAACAGGAGCGACGGGTCCAACAGGAGCGACAGGAGCGACGGGTCCAACAGGAGTAACAGGTCCAACTGGAGCGACAGGTGCAACAGGAGCGACAGGTCCGACAGGAGTGACGGGAGCAACAGGAGCGACGGGTCCGACAGGAGTGACGGGAGCGACAGGTCCGACCGGAGAAACGGGAGCCACCGGCCCGACAGGAGCGACGGGTCCGACCGGAGCAACGGGAGCCACCGGCCCGACGGGAGCAACAGGAGCGATGGGTCCAACGGGAGCCACCGGCCCAACGGGAGCGACGGGTCCAACAGGAGTAACAGGTCCAACGGGAGAAACGGGAGCCACCGGCCCGACGGGAACAACAGGAGCGATGGGTCCAACGGGAGCAACCGGCCCGACAGGAGCGACGGGTCCAACAGGAGTAACAGGTTCAACGGGAGCAACAGGAGCAACAGGAGCGACAGGAGCCACAGGTCCAACGGGAGCCACCGGCCCAACGGGAGCGACGGGTCCAACAGGAGTAACAGGAGCGACGGGTCCGACAGGAGTGACGGGTCCAACGGGAGCCACCGGAGCCACAGGTCCGACAGGAGCGACGGGTCCAACAGGAGTAACAGGTCCAACAGGAGCGACAGGTGCAACAGGAGCGACAGGTCCGACCGGAGCAACGGGAGCGACCGGCCCGACAGGAGCGACGGGTCCGACCGGAGCAACGGGAGCCACCGGCCCGACGGGAGCAACAGGAGCGATGGGTCCAACGGGAGCCACCGGCCCAACGGGAGCGACCGGTCCAACAGGAGTAACAGGTCCAACGGGAGAAACGGGAGCCACCGGCCCGACGGGAACAACAGGAGCGATGGGTCCAACGGGAGCCACCGGCCCGACGGGAACAACAGGAGCGATGGGTCCAACGGGAGCCACCGGCCCGACGGGAACAACAGGAGCGATGGGTCCAACGGGAGCCACCGGCCCGACGGGAACAACAGGAGCGATGGGTCCAACGGGAGCCACCGGCCCGACGGGAACAACAGGAGCGATGGGTCCAACGGGAGCCACCGGCCCGACGGGAACAACAGGAGCGATGGGTCCAACGGGAGCCACCGGCCCGACGGGAACAACAGGAGCGATGGGTCCAACGGGAGCCACCGGCCCGACAGGAGCGACGGGTCCAACAGGAGTAACAGGTTCAACGGGAGCCACCGGAGCAACGGGAGCCACTGGCCCGACGGGAGCAACAGGAGCGATGGGTCCAACGGGAGCCACCGGCCCAACGGGAGCGACGGGTCCAACAGGAGTAACAGGAGCGACGGGTCCGACAGGAGTGACGGGTCCAACGGGAGCCACCGGAGCCACAGGTCCGACAGGAGCGACAGGTGCAACCGGAGCGACCGGCCCGACGGGTCCGACAGGAGTGACTGGAGCCGCCGGAGCGACAGGTCCGACAGGAGTGACGGGAGCAACAGGAGTAACAGGTTCAACGGGAGCCACCGGAGCAACGGGAGCCACCGGAGCGACGGGTCCGACAGGAGTTACGGGAGCAGCAGGAGCGACGGGTCCGACCGGAGCCGCCGGAGCGACAGGTCCAGCTAGTCCACAAACTGCTATATTCTTTAACAATCTATTTGGGTCTACTTCAGTTTACAATCCACCGACTATTCCTTTAAATACCGAGGTAACTGTTGTAAACGTCCCTAATGTGCCGGTCACTAGCGGTCAGAATATTAAGGTGGATTATGCGTTGGCAGTAGAAGCGGTGAATACTGCTAACAGTAATATAGTTTTTGAAATAAGACTTTATAGAGGCGGAACTTTAGTTCAATCTAGAATCTTTAATAGAAGTCTTGCATCCGCAGGAACTCAAAGATTTCCATTGGCCAGTACAATTGTTGATACTGTTCCAGCCACCGCAACAATTGACTATTCAGTTAGAGTTGCGGTGACAACTGCTTCAAATGTTACTTCTGCGGCAGCATTCAATAGAGATTTAAATCTAATTCGTTTCCCTTAAAAAGGGTAGGGGAGGTTCTTTTAGAGCCTTCCTTTTTGTATAACAGTATCTATTCGAACATTTGTAAATGTGTTTTAACCGTATGGAAAATAACGTGACCTCATCATGAAAGAATACATAGTATATGTTAGCTTCGACCTTAAAAGGGGTGAAGCAAATCTAAAAAAAGGAGGTTTAAATCTTAGATGTCCATTCAAAATTCGGTAGTAAATGGAAGTTTTGAAGCGGGATCACTCTCTCCTTGGGCGGGGCAAAATGCTGCGGTCACCACTCAATTTTCCCATTCGGGCTTTTGGTCGGCAACATTATTGGGTGGAGCAACGGTATCTTTCATTGCCCAATTTGTTCCAGTAGATGAAGGGGAAGGGCTTGAGTTTCTTGTTTCGTTGGCTAAATCAGGAATCCTACCATCTCCCCAGGTGCAGATTCAAGTATCATATTTTGATAGTATGTTTAATTTCTTGGGTCAGGGACTTTTTATTAATATTCCGTTTAATAGATTACCTGTCGTGCAAAATAATGCATGGCTTGAAGTTTATCAAACGACATCTCCGGCTCCTTCAGGTTCTACAATGGCATTTATCTTAATAAATACACTGCCTCAAGCAGGAACAGCAAATGTCATAGTAGATGATGTAGCTTTGTTAGATATAGAAGTTGCAGATGTAATCGGCCCAACCGGCCCGACCGGAGCGACGGGTCCAACGGGAGCGACGGGTCCGACCGGAGCGACAGGCCCGACAGGAGCAACGGGAGCGACAGGCCCGACAGGAGCAACGGGAGCGACCGGCCCGACAGGAGCAACAGGAGCGACCGGCCCGACAGGAGCGACAGGCCCGACAGGAGCAACGGGAGCGACCGGCCCGACAGGAGCAACAGGAGCGACCGGCCCGACAGGAGCGACAGGCCCGACAGGAGCGACAGGCCCGACAGGAGCAACAGGAGCGACCGGAGCAACGGGAGCAACCGGCCCGACAGGCCCGACAGGAGCAACAGGGGCGACAGGCCCGACAGGAGCAACGGGAGCGACCGGCCCGACAGGAGCAACAGGAGCGACCGGCCCGACAGGAGCGACCGGAGCAACAGGAGCGACCGGAGCAACAGGAGCGACAGGAGCGACAGGAGCAACAGGAGCGACCGGAGCAACGGGAGCAACCGGCCCGACCGGCCCGACAGGAGCAACAGGAGCGACCGGCCCGACAGGAGCGACAGGCCCGACAGGAGCAACGGGAGCGACAGGCCCGACAGGTCCAACGGGAGCCACCGGCCCGACGGGAGCAACGGGAGCGACCGGCCCGACAGGAGCGACCGGAGCAACAGGTCCAACAGGAGCGACAGGAGCGACCGGAGCAACAGGTCCAACAGGAGCGACCGGAGCAACAGGAGCGACAGGTCCGACGGGAGCGACCGGCCCGACAGGTCCGACCGGAGCAACGGGAGCGACAGGTCCGACCGGAGCAACGGGAGCGACAGGAGCGACCGGAGCAACGGGAGCGACCGGCCCGACAGGAGCAACGGGAGCAACGGGAGCGACAGGTCCGACGGGAGCGACAGGAGCGACCGGAGCAACGGGAGCGACCGGCCCGACAGGAGCAACAGGTCCAACAGGAGCGACAGGAGCGACAGGAGCAACGGGAGCAACGGGAGCGACAGGTCCGACAGGAGCAACAGGAGCCACCGGCCCGACCGGAGCCACCGGAGCAACAGGAGCGACAGGAGCAACGGGAGCGACAGGTCCGACGGGAGCAACGGGAGCGACAGGAGCAACGGGAGCGACCGGCCCGACAGGAGCAACGGGAGCAACGGGAGCAACAGGTCCAACAGGAGCGACAGGAGCGACAGGAGCAACGGGAGCGACCGGCCCGACCGGAGCCACCGGAGCAACAGGAGCGACAGGAGCAACGGGAGCAACGGGAGCGACAGGTCCGACAGGAGCAACAGGAGCCACCGGCCCGACCGGAGCCACCGGAGCAACAGGAGCGACAGGAGCAACGGGAGCGACAGGTCCGACGGGAGCAACGGGAGCGACAGGAGCAACAGGAGCCACCGGCCCGACCGGAGCCACCGGAGCAACAGGAGCGACAGGAGCAACGGGAGCGACAGGTCCGACGGGAGCAACGGGAGCGACAGGTCCGACGGGAGCAACGGGAGCAACAGGTCCAACAGGAGCGACCGGAGCAACGGGAGCCACCGGCCCGACCGGAGCCACCGGAGCAACAGGTCCAACAGGAGCGACCGGAGCAACGGGAGCCACCGGCCCGACAGGAGCGACCGGAGCCACCGGAGCAACGGGAGCGACAGGTCCGACAGGAGCAACAGGAGTGACAGGAGCAACGGGAGCGACAGGTCCAACAGGAGCGACAGGAGCGACAGGAGCTACGGGAGCAACAGGAGCCACCGGCCCGACCGGAGCAACGGGAGCAACGGGAGCGACAGGTCCAACAGGAGCCACCGGAGCAACAGGTCCAACAGGAGCCACCGGTCCGACCGGTCCAACAGGAGCGACAGGAGCAACCGGAGCAACAGGAGCCATCGGCCCGACCGGAGCGACCGGCCCGACAGGAGCAACAGGAGCGACCGGCCCGACAGGAGCAACAGGAGCGACCGGCCCGACAGGTCCAACAGGAGCAACAGGTCCAACAGGTCCAACCGGTGCAGGATTAGTTTCTGCATTAAGTGCAAGAAACCAGGGAACGGTTACTGTAGGTGTAGGCGGTTTAGTTCCTTTTGCTACACCTGAAGAATCATTTGGAACTGATATTACTCAAACTGCTACCACAACATTCACAATTAGTTCTCCTGGATATTATTCTGTAAGATTTATTCTGTATACAGCAGCTCTATCTCTTCTGGGAGGAGCACAAATTGTAGTAAATGGAACGCCAGTATCAGGAGCATTCACTTTAATCAGCGTAGGTACTCCATTAGTGGGAGAAGCTATGATTGAAGTTACTGCTGTCCCTTCTACTATTCAGATTGCCGTCACTGGATTAGCGTTAACTCTTGCTACAGGAAACAGCGGTCATATCCAAATCGAAAAACTTTCTAATTAATATTCTCATTAGGAAGCTGTTCCGTAGGTTTTTCTTGCGGAGCAGTTTCTCTTTAAAGAAAACTAATTGTACAATTGAGAGTTACACATTGTCTGTCCAAATATTAAACGATGCTTGTAAAAACATCGAATATTCCACTAGCATTTTCATTCTAACAGATTTGCATATATTCTCGGTCCAACTGTCTCTTAATCTACAGGTGAATGTTTTTTTTCATGGAAGTTCGCTGTATTGTTATGTGAATGAATCAGGTGGTAAATCTATGGTTTACTACCTGTTTTTTTATTCTTGTATTAAGAATAAAAAATATCCCGTTCACTATTCTCTGTGAACGGGATATTTTGAACTAATCAACCTTAAATTTGATAAATGATTGTATGGCTGAAACCACATGATCTAAATCGACTTCATCATGGCAAGGGAGGGTAATCGTATGTTGTTCAAGAAAGAGAGAATTCGATTTTAGCTGTTGGTATTTCCGGCGGTAATAGGGAGTGCCGCTTAAACAATAAGTGCCGAAAGTCGACTCTATATGGCAGTCGCTCAAATATTGAATCAATTCGTCGCGAACGATGTTTTTTGGAACTTTGAAAACGGCGGATTGTATGTTGTGTACAACGGCTGGACCGATTTTTTGACTTTGGAATCCGAGGGGTTCAAGCTGTTCACTATATGCTTTCTGCTGAAGGTTTCTCCGATGAATGATGTCATCAAGTTTTTGGAGCTGTTTAATTCCAAGAGCGGCTTGGATATCGGATAATCTGTAGTTGTAGCCGAAATCTATAAAATCCAATTTTCCGTCAGAGATGGCAGCGCCATGGTTTAATTTGACCGAAAGCCAGTCTTTCAACTCTTCCCGGTCGGTTGTAATTGCCCCGCCTTCGCCTGTCGTAAGCAGCTTTCTTGGGTGAAAGCTGAAACAGGTGAGATCGGCAATTTTTCCGGATTTACAGCCGTATTCGCTGCTGCCGATCGCACAAGCGGCATCATCCACAAGGGGTAAGCCGTACTCCTTACAAATTTGCTTAATGTTGGTGATGCCTGTCGGGTTTCCAAGAGCATCTACAAAAAGAACGGCTTTTGTACGGGACGTGATTTGACTTTCCAGTTCTTCTGGAAGCATGTTAAATGTTTCAAGATCAACATCGGCAAAAACCGGCTTGGCTCCTAAATCTTCTATTACATTGACAGTGGCGGGGAACGAGAAGTCTGAGACGATTACTTCATCTCCGGGTTGCACGTTCAGGCTTTTAAGGCACATCGATAAAGCCGTTGTTGCCGATGTTGTTAAAAAAGCATGCTTTGCACTGACATACTGTCTCATATGATCAGCAAATGTTCTGACATAAGGGCCTTTTGTCAGCATGCCAGAGGAAAATATCTCCTTTAATTCTGCTTGCACTTCTTCAAATGTAATATACGGCTCGATCAATCTGATCATGAGAGATCCTCATCTTTCATTCTTCGGTTTTTAATCACCTTTGCCGGCACGCCTACTGCTATGCTGTACGGGGGAATATTGCGATTGACGACGGCATTTGCTCCGATTTTGGAGTGGGCGCCTATCGTAACGCCTGCTAGGATAGACGCACCGATCCCGATGTTGCAGTTTTCTTCAATATGAATAGGAGCGAATGTAAGCGGCGAAAACAAAATGGTACTGTCGGGTTTATCAGGATCGGTATGGTAAGCGGCATGTATCCGGACGTTCGGACCAATTCCTGCAAATTCTCCGATTGTAACCCCGCCGGCACCGTGTATAAAACATTGCTGCCCGATCCAGCTGTTTGAACCGATGATCAGGTCATGCTTATAATAGCCTTTTAAAATCGTGTCATGGCCGATATAAACGTTATCTCCGATATAGATGTTTTCCGGATGAAAAATGCGGACCCCGTCTTCGATAACGACATTTTCGCCACAGCCCCCAAGCTGGGAAAGAGTGAATTCACCTTTTCCTTCGCTTTTCCATTGTTTCAACAATAGCGCCTCCTTTCTTATTGATCCAAATTTTTTTTAATGCTTTCAGCTGTTCTTCTGATGCCTTCTTCCAGATCAACTTTAGCGCTGAAACCGAGCATCTCTTTTGCTTTA
Coding sequences within it:
- a CDS encoding DegT/DnrJ/EryC1/StrS family aminotransferase is translated as MIRLIEPYITFEEVQAELKEIFSSGMLTKGPYVRTFADHMRQYVSAKHAFLTTSATTALSMCLKSLNVQPGDEVIVSDFSFPATVNVIEDLGAKPVFADVDLETFNMLPEELESQITSRTKAVLFVDALGNPTGITNIKQICKEYGLPLVDDAACAIGSSEYGCKSGKIADLTCFSFHPRKLLTTGEGGAITTDREELKDWLSVKLNHGAAISDGKLDFIDFGYNYRLSDIQAALGIKQLQKLDDIIHRRNLQQKAYSEQLEPLGFQSQKIGPAVVHNIQSAVFKVPKNIVRDELIQYLSDCHIESTFGTYCLSGTPYYRRKYQQLKSNSLFLEQHTITLPCHDEVDLDHVVSAIQSFIKFKVD
- a CDS encoding NTTRR-F1 domain, which gives rise to MSIQNAVMNGGFETGAFSPWVGVNTSVTSQFSHSGFFSARFLGGTATSYIAQFVPAGAGEGSEFLVSLAKAGFLPAPSVTIQVTYFDSQFNFLGYGLFATVTSSRIPAAENGTWLEVYQTTSPAPLGTTQAFILINNIPQAGTASVFVDDVALLSVEGGGAPTGATGPTGATGPTGATGPTGVTGPTGVTGATGPTGVTGPTGAMGPTGATGATGPTGVTGSTGVTGATGATGPTGVTGPTGAMGPTGATGATGATGATGATGATGPTGVTGATGATGPTGVTGATGATGPTGATGATGPTGATGPTGATGATGPTGATGAMGPTGATGPTGATGPTGVTGSTGATGATGPTGATGAMGPTGATGPTGATGPTGVTGSTGATGATGPTGATGAMGPTGATGPTGATGPTGVTGPTGETGATGPTGATGPTGVTGATGPTGVTGPTGATGATGPTGATGATGATGPTGVTGATGVTGSTGATGPTGATGPTGATGATGATGPTGVTGATGATGPTGVTGPTGATGATGATGATGATGATGPTGVTGAAGATGPTGATGATGPTGVTGAAGATGATGPTGATGATGPTGATGPTGATGATGPTGATGATGPTGVTGPTGATGATGATGPTGVTGATGATGPTGVTGATGPTGETGATGPTGATGPTGATGATGPTGATGAMGPTGATGPTGATGPTGVTGPTGETGATGPTGTTGAMGPTGATGPTGATGPTGVTGSTGATGATGATGATGPTGATGPTGATGPTGVTGATGPTGVTGPTGATGATGPTGATGPTGVTGPTGATGATGATGPTGATGATGPTGATGPTGATGATGPTGATGAMGPTGATGPTGATGPTGVTGPTGETGATGPTGTTGAMGPTGATGPTGTTGAMGPTGATGPTGTTGAMGPTGATGPTGTTGAMGPTGATGPTGTTGAMGPTGATGPTGTTGAMGPTGATGPTGTTGAMGPTGATGPTGATGPTGVTGSTGATGATGATGPTGATGAMGPTGATGPTGATGPTGVTGATGPTGVTGPTGATGATGPTGATGATGATGPTGPTGVTGAAGATGPTGVTGATGVTGSTGATGATGATGATGPTGVTGAAGATGPTGAAGATGPASPQTAIFFNNLFGSTSVYNPPTIPLNTEVTVVNVPNVPVTSGQNIKVDYALAVEAVNTANSNIVFEIRLYRGGTLVQSRIFNRSLASAGTQRFPLASTIVDTVPATATIDYSVRVAVTTASNVTSAAAFNRDLNLIRFP
- a CDS encoding acyltransferase; this translates as MKQWKSEGKGEFTLSQLGGCGENVVIEDGVRIFHPENIYIGDNVYIGHDTILKGYYKHDLIIGSNSWIGQQCFIHGAGGVTIGEFAGIGPNVRIHAAYHTDPDKPDSTILFSPLTFAPIHIEENCNIGIGASILAGVTIGAHSKIGANAVVNRNIPPYSIAVGVPAKVIKNRRMKDEDLS
- a CDS encoding N-acetyltransferase produces the protein MIHETAKIGKNVVLGEHAVIEENVVIGDNVTIGHHAIIKKDTHIGSGVKIGDLAVLGKAASSNKKMARQPKQAGAPLRIEDDAIVGASAVIYRDVLLEQGVFVGDMASIRENVAIGRESIIGRNAMVENNTRIGSKATIQTGCYITADMTIEDEVFIGPCCSTSNDKYMGKGNYPYQGPTIKRGAKIGNNATLLPAVVVGEGAVIGAGAVITKDVPAGKTAVGNPGRLMK
- a CDS encoding NTTRR-F1 domain yields the protein MSIQNSVVNGSFEAGSLSPWAGQNAAVTTQFSHSGFWSATLLGGATVSFIAQFVPVDEGEGLEFLVSLAKSGILPSPQVQIQVSYFDSMFNFLGQGLFINIPFNRLPVVQNNAWLEVYQTTSPAPSGSTMAFILINTLPQAGTANVIVDDVALLDIEVADVIGPTGPTGATGPTGATGPTGATGPTGATGATGPTGATGATGPTGATGATGPTGATGPTGATGATGPTGATGATGPTGATGPTGATGPTGATGATGATGATGPTGPTGATGATGPTGATGATGPTGATGATGPTGATGATGATGATGATGATGATGATGATGATGPTGPTGATGATGPTGATGPTGATGATGPTGPTGATGPTGATGATGPTGATGATGPTGATGATGATGPTGATGATGATGPTGATGPTGPTGATGATGPTGATGATGATGATGATGPTGATGATGATGPTGATGATGATGATGPTGATGPTGATGATGATGATGATGPTGATGATGPTGATGATGATGATGATGPTGATGATGATGATGPTGATGATGATGPTGATGATGATGATGPTGATGATGATGATGATGATGPTGATGATGPTGATGATGATGATGATGPTGATGATGATGATGPTGATGATGATGATGATGPTGATGATGPTGATGATGPTGATGATGATGPTGATGATGPTGATGATGATGPTGATGATGATGATGPTGATGVTGATGATGPTGATGATGATGATGATGPTGATGATGATGPTGATGATGPTGATGPTGPTGATGATGATGAIGPTGATGPTGATGATGPTGATGATGPTGPTGATGPTGPTGAGLVSALSARNQGTVTVGVGGLVPFATPEESFGTDITQTATTTFTISSPGYYSVRFILYTAALSLLGGAQIVVNGTPVSGAFTLISVGTPLVGEAMIEVTAVPSTIQIAVTGLALTLATGNSGHIQIEKLSN